The following coding sequences lie in one Silene latifolia isolate original U9 population chromosome 5, ASM4854445v1, whole genome shotgun sequence genomic window:
- the LOC141656656 gene encoding S-type anion channel SLAH2-like, translated as MEVGGISRSTEQDSEVIPVLLGDTSSRDITGFDTIVEEDESDITFLTPIDAKTEITAQGAMEGALPPKGAPGRIQSVSISMPASPTGRHARTITKRVFFNDHLRDLPFNELPHNSETTNTAAYYSQPMPKGVAYPEAPTGMYTLPPLYPNKVPQNNHLRDNRYDSFKTWSGRLERQITGRKPLEPPQTSERRTNDSDGALPVDRYFDALEGPELDTLRPEEELMLPNDKTWPFLLRYPISSFGICLGVSSQAILWKTLATSPSTNFLHISPKVNLVLWFIAVALVIVVAFIYGLKMLFFFEAVRREYYHPIRVNFFFAPFIALLFLLLGLPPLIIKTIHHSVWYIFMFPFLCLELKIYGQWMSGGQRRLSKVANPSNHLSVVGNFVGALLGASMGLTEGPLFFFAVGMAHYAVLFVTLYQRLPTNETLPKDLHPVFFLFVAAPSVASMAWAKIEGSFNYGARIAYFIAMFLYFSLAVRINFFRGIRFSLAWWAYTFPMTGAAIATIRYSNEVTNRVTQTLAIILSAISTLTVTALLITTLLQAFVFRNLFPNDIAIAISGVPPKPNSWFQLRTESTDSKDIERYLRILAADRHDLEDNASTNASSYLKPEN; from the exons ATGGAGGTGGGCGGAATCTCACGTTCCACAGAACAGGATTCGGAGGTGATTCCAGTACTTTTGGGGGATACATCATCTAGGGATATAACTGGCTTCGATACTATTGTCGAGGAGGATGAGAGCGACATAACTTTCCTCACTCCAATAGACGCG AAAACTGAAATAACCGCGCAAGGAGCGATGGAAGGAGCACTACCACCAAAAGGTGCTCCTGGCAGAATACAATCAGTTTCAATCAGCATGCCAGCATCTCCCACAGGACGTCATGCACGAACAATCACGAAAAGAGTCTTCTTCAACGATCATCTTCGAGACTTACCCTTTAATGAACTTCCACATAATTCTGAAACTACTAATACAGCAGCATATTACTCTCAACCAATGCCTAAAGGTGTCGCATATCCCGAGGCTCCTACTGGGATGTACACTCTTCCGCCTCTATACCCTAATAAAGTTCCCCAAAATAATCATCTAAGGGATAATAGGTACGATTCTTTCAAGACGTGGTCTGGCAGGCTTGAACGACAGATAACCGGGAGAAAACCACTAGAACCACCACAGACGTCAGAGCGCAGGACTAATGATAGTGACGGTGCTTTGCCTGTGGATCGTTATTTTGATGCCCTCGAAGGACCTGAGTTAGACACCCTTCGG CCAGAAGAGGAACTGATGCTCCCAAACGACAAGACATGGCCGTTTCTACTCCGCTATCCAATCTCTTCATTTGGGATATGTCTCGGAGTGAGCAGCCAAGCTATCTTATGGAAAACACTAGCAACTTCACCCTCGACGAACTTCCTCCATATAAGTCCTAAAGTGAACTTGGTTTTATGGTTCATTGCCGTAGCCTTAGTAATTGTTGTAGCATTTATCTATGGTTTGAAGATGCTTTTCTTCTTTGAAGCAGTTCGGCGAGAGTACTACCACCCAATCAGGGTCAATTTCTTCTTCGCCCCATTCATCGCCCTCCTTTTCTTATTACTCGGTCTTCCACCCTTGATCATTAAAACCATACACCATTCAGTCTGGTATATATTTATGTTTCCATTTCTCTGCCTCGAGCTTAAAATATACGGCCAGTGGATGTCAGGAGGGCAACGTAGACTGTCCAAAGTCGCGAACCCTTCAAACCATCTATCAGTTGTAGGGAATTTTGTAGGGGCTTTATTGGGTGCATCAATGGGACTAACAGAAGGACCTTTGTTTTTCTTCGCGGTTGGAATGGCGCACTATGCTGTCTTGTTTGTAACTCTTTACCAGAGACTTCCTACAAATGAGACTCTTCCTAAGGATCTTCATCCTGTTTTTTTCCTGTTTGTGGCTGCACCGAGTGTCGCTTCTATGGCGTGGGCTAAGATTGAAGGTTCTTTCAACTATGGTGCTCGGATTGCTTACTTTATCGCCATGTTCCTCTATTTTTCTCTG GCTGTAAGGATCAATTTCTTCCGGGGCATCAG GTTCTCATTAGCATGGTGGGCATACACATTCCCAATGACAGGTGCAGCAATCGCGACTATAAGATACTCCAACGAAGTGACCAACCGTGTGACTCAAACCCTGGCAATCATTCTATCAGCTATTTCAACACTCACAGTGACAGCTCTGCTGATAACAACACTACTACAGGCTTTTGTGTTCCGAAATCTGTTTCCTAACGACATTGCTATAGCCATTAGTGGAGTACCACCTAAGCCAAACAGTTGGTTTCAGTTAAGAACCGAGAGTACTGACAGTAAAGACATTGAGCGTTACTTGAGGATCCTTGCCGCTGATAGACACGACTTGGAAGATAATGCTAGTACTAATGCCAGTAGTTACCTTAAACCCGAAAACTAG